In a genomic window of Zingiber officinale cultivar Zhangliang chromosome 9B, Zo_v1.1, whole genome shotgun sequence:
- the LOC122022415 gene encoding uncharacterized protein LOC122022415 — translation MAASAGLPPALPPLLVAVCCFLFPIFVGGEIEYISAVGDPGMRRDGLRLALEAWNFCNEVGAEAPGMGSPRVADCFDIDAGGNVSHRVTEKDNKLSVGDPFHGASLQCIKNVDLYAAEKEIFLGSKCEVDDVPAPWQFWMVMLKNGNLDTSAGLCPDNGKKIGPFPPEKRFPCFGKGCMNQPLVFHNYTSLQGTKLWGRFFGTYDLDGASKLGKHDISFFSVTWEKEMGKGGWTFHHVLRTTKKYPWLMLYQRSDATRGFSGGYHYDTRGMTKIIPESPDFKVRLTLEIKKGGGPSSQFYLMDMGSCWKNNGDPCDGDVTSDVTRYSEMILNPKTQAWCRPDTLYECPPYHTFANGTRVHRTDTARFPYSAYHVYCFPGNAEHPENPYRFCDPYSNPQPQEILQILPHPVWGEYGYPTKKGDGWVGDPRTWELDVGRMSQALYFYQEPGTPPATRKWTSLDVGTEIYVYDHAEAEWVLSDFDIIVPKTGKGAS, via the exons ATGGCGGCTTCAGCTGGCCTCCCCCCAGCCCTCCCTCCTCTTTTGGTGGCCGTCTGCTGTTTTCTCTTTCCGATCTTCGTCGGCGGCGAAATCGAGTACATTTCAGCAGTGGGAGACCCCGGGATGAGAAGAGACGGTCTGAGGCTTGCTCTGGAGGCCTGGAACTTCTGCAATGAGGTCGGCGCAGAGGCCCCCGGAATGGGCAGCCCCCGCGTGGCCGATTGCTTCGACATCG ACGCTGGCGGAAACGTGTCGCACAGGGTGACCGAGAAAGACAACAAGCTCAGCGTCGGCGATCCCTTCCACGGAGCTTCGCTCCAATGCATCAAGAACGTCGACCTCTACGCcgcagagaaggagatcttcctGGGGTCGAAGTGCGAGGTGGACGACGTCCCCGCGCCGTGGCAGTTCTGGATGGTCATGCTCAAGAACGGAAATTTGGACACCTCTGCGGGCCTCTGCCCGGACAACGGCAAGAAGATCGGACCTTTCCCGCCTGAGAAAAGGTTTCCGTGCTTTGGCAAAGGGTGCATGAACCAGCCGCTGGTGTTCCACAACTACACTTCCTTGCAAGGGACCAAGCTCTGGGGCAGATTCTTCGGGACCTATGATCTCGACGGAGCTTCCAAATTGGGGAAGCACGACATATCGTTCTTCTCCGTGACATGGGAGAAGGAAATGGGGAAGGGCGGCTGGACCTTTCACCATGTTCTCAGAACCACCAAGAAGTACCCATGGCTCATGCTCTACCAGCGATCTGATGCCACGAGGGGATTCTCTGGCGGCTATCACTATGACACCAGAGGCATGACCAAAATC ATCCCAGAATCTCCTGACTTCAAGGTGAGGCTCACGCTGGAGATCAAAAAAGGTGGAGGTCCGAGCAGCCAGTTTTACCTGATGGACATGGGCAGCTGCTGGAAGAACAATGGCGACCCCTGCGACGGCGATGTGACGTCCGACGTCACTCGATACAGCGAGATGATCCTGAACCCGAAAACCCAAGCCTGGTGCCGGCCCGACACCCTCTACGAGTGCCCACCATACCACACCTTCGCCAACGGCACTCGAGTTCACCGGACTGATACTGCTCGTTTCCCATACAGCGCCTATCACGTCTATTGCTTTCCGGGGAACGCCGAGCACCCGGAGAATCCATACCGGTTCTGCGATCCTTACAGCAATCCCCAGCCACAGGAGATACTGCAGATACTACCTCATCCCGTATGGGGGGAGTATGGGTACCCTACAAAGAAGGGAGATGGTTGGGTGGGCGATCCCAGGACTTGGGAGCTTGACGTTGGCAGGATGTCCCAGGCTCTCTATTTTTATCAG GAGCCAGGCACACCTCCAGCAACGAGGAAGTGGACTTCGCTGGATGTTGGAACAGAGATCTATGTCTATGATCATGCAGAGGCTGAGTGGGTTCTGAGCGATTTTGATATAATTGTTCCTAAAACTGGAAAAGGAGCATCATAG